From the Thermus brockianus genome, the window CATGGGGGTGCCGAAGCCGGCGTAGACCACCTCAGCGGTCCAGAGCTCCGTCTTTAGCCAGAACATAGCGGTTTGGGTGGCGCAGGAAGTCCACCGCCACGTAGCCTCGGGTGAAGTAGTGGCCGAGGACCTGGCGGCTATGCTCCCGCCACCTCAGGGCCAGGGCGGGGTCTTCCCGAAGGATCCTCCCCCAGTCCTCGGGGATCTGGAAGAGAAGCCGCGGGGCCTCCAGGTCCAGGCGGGCTTCTAGGGGTACCTCCTCTTCCACCCGGTTCGCTTGGGGAAGGCGCTCCGCCTTGGGCGGGGAGGGCGGGGCGTAGATGCGGGCGTAGACCCTTGGGGCAAGCAGGTCCCACTCGGCCAGAAGCCGGTCCGAAGGGGCCCCGGCGTTGATGCCGGTCATGGGGCCGTAGTGATCCGGGAGGTAGGTCCTGGCGGTGGCCCCGAGCTTCCTGAGGTTGAAGTTGGCGTTCACCCCCCTTAGGGGGTCAAAGGTCCAGACCACCTGGCGCACGCCCCGGGCCAGGCACCAGTCCCGCTGGAAGCGCTTGAGGAGCAGGGCCGCCCCCGTGCCCCGGTAGGCCTCCAGGACCCCTAGCATGTGGGAGTGGTGCCGGGTGGGGTCGGCGGTGGGGAAGCCGAAGACGAAGCCCACCATCCGCCCCTCCACAAAGGCCCCAGCCACCAGCCCCCCCTCGTCCTGGCTGGCGATGAGGAGGCCCCGGGGCACCAGGTCCCGGGCGTCCCGCCCCCAGATGGCCTCCTGGAGGGCCACCACCCCTTCCAGCTCCTCCCAGCCCTTTAGCTCGCGGACAAGTACCGTTTCCATAGGGTGATCCGCTCCACGAAGGGAAGCTTCAGGTGCACCCCAATCCCCGGCCCCTGGGGCACGGGCATGAGGCCCCCTTGGGCCTCAAGGGCCTCCTCCACGATGTCCTCCTCCCAGTAGCGGCTCGCCGAGCTCACGTCCCCCGGCTTGGTGAAACCGGGCAGGCTCGCCAGGTGCAGGTTGTGGGCCCGCCCCACCCCCGCCTCCAGCATCCCCCCCATCCACAAGGGGATGCCGGCGGCCTCGGCCAGGGCGTGGACCTTGAGGCTTTCCGTATGCCCCCC encodes:
- a CDS encoding GNAT family N-acetyltransferase, which produces METVLVRELKGWEELEGVVALQEAIWGRDARDLVPRGLLIASQDEGGLVAGAFVEGRMVGFVFGFPTADPTRHHSHMLGVLEAYRGTGAALLLKRFQRDWCLARGVRQVVWTFDPLRGVNANFNLRKLGATARTYLPDHYGPMTGINAGAPSDRLLAEWDLLAPRVYARIYAPPSPPKAERLPQANRVEEEVPLEARLDLEAPRLLFQIPEDWGRILREDPALALRWREHSRQVLGHYFTRGYVAVDFLRHPNRYVLAKDGALDR